One genomic segment of Desulforamulus reducens MI-1 includes these proteins:
- a CDS encoding ClC family H(+)/Cl(-) exchange transporter has translation MVKKKEHGLLSPLFQWRDFRLKLFVEAILIGFLSGALVVFFRFMLEKSEEVRDHIYLLLGQQGLPYYVLWFLILVAIGLLLGYIVKLVPMSTGSGIPQVKGILTGQLKMNWLRVILAKFIGGVLAIGAGLSLGREGPSVQLGAAIGQGISRMLGRLRIEEKYLITSGASAGLAAAFNAPLAGVIFALEELHKNFSPAVLMSAMAASLTADFVSQQFFGPRPIFSFQALPVLPTYYFVHLIGLGIVCGVLGFFFNWSLIKALNFYSKLTIMPKIFVPVLPLILGGFLGFYLPEALGGGHKLIDSLAQGNLGLKMLVIFFIAKFFFTMASFGSGVPGGIFLPLLVIGALVGNIYGDIVITLLHIDPYFRDNFIVFAMAAYFSAIVKAPVTGSILITEMTGSFHHLLALITVSMVSYVVCDILNSKPVYELLLDRILANKDPRLSKNEGKNKVIIELATCIGSTLDGKRIKDILWPPHCLLVSIKRGEQEIIPKGDTKILGGDYLFIVVSEDQAPDVNQLLTKLAGEGS, from the coding sequence ATGGTGAAAAAAAAAGAGCATGGTCTTTTATCTCCCCTGTTTCAATGGCGTGATTTTCGGTTAAAGTTATTTGTTGAGGCTATTTTGATAGGATTTTTATCTGGGGCCTTGGTGGTCTTTTTCCGATTTATGCTGGAAAAGTCAGAAGAAGTGCGTGACCATATCTATTTATTGTTAGGACAACAGGGACTACCTTATTATGTTCTTTGGTTTTTAATACTGGTGGCCATTGGGTTATTATTAGGTTATATTGTTAAATTGGTCCCCATGTCTACCGGGAGTGGTATTCCACAGGTCAAAGGTATTCTAACTGGTCAGTTAAAGATGAATTGGCTTAGGGTCATTCTGGCTAAATTTATAGGCGGGGTTCTGGCCATTGGCGCTGGGCTTTCCTTAGGTAGAGAAGGGCCCTCCGTTCAACTGGGTGCGGCGATTGGACAGGGCATTAGTCGCATGTTGGGGCGTCTTAGAATAGAGGAAAAATACCTCATTACCAGTGGAGCCAGCGCCGGCCTGGCAGCAGCCTTTAATGCACCTCTGGCAGGGGTTATTTTTGCCCTCGAGGAATTACACAAAAACTTTTCCCCGGCTGTACTAATGTCAGCCATGGCAGCCTCCCTAACAGCTGATTTTGTCTCCCAACAATTTTTCGGACCCAGACCAATCTTCAGTTTTCAAGCGCTGCCAGTTTTGCCAACTTACTATTTTGTCCACCTAATTGGTCTTGGTATTGTTTGCGGGGTACTGGGATTCTTCTTTAACTGGTCTTTGATTAAAGCTTTAAATTTTTATAGTAAACTAACAATTATGCCAAAAATATTTGTTCCTGTCCTGCCTTTGATCCTTGGGGGATTCCTTGGCTTTTATCTGCCGGAAGCCTTAGGCGGTGGACACAAGTTAATTGATTCTCTGGCCCAAGGTAATCTTGGACTTAAAATGCTGGTTATTTTCTTTATTGCAAAGTTTTTCTTTACCATGGCCAGTTTTGGTTCCGGTGTACCCGGAGGAATCTTTTTGCCATTACTGGTTATCGGAGCTCTCGTTGGTAATATTTATGGCGACATCGTTATTACTCTTTTGCATATTGACCCCTACTTTAGAGATAATTTTATTGTATTTGCCATGGCAGCTTATTTTTCAGCCATTGTTAAAGCCCCTGTCACAGGAAGTATTTTAATTACTGAAATGACTGGGTCCTTTCACCATTTACTGGCACTGATTACAGTGTCCATGGTATCGTACGTTGTATGTGATATTCTAAATTCAAAACCTGTTTATGAATTACTATTAGACAGAATTCTGGCCAATAAGGACCCGAGACTCTCTAAAAATGAGGGTAAAAACAAGGTTATCATCGAGCTTGCAACCTGTATTGGTTCAACACTGGACGGTAAAAGGATTAAAGATATTCTTTGGCCCCCTCATTGCTTGTTAGTTAGCATTAAGCGAGGCGAACAAGAAATTATCCCCAAGGGAGACACTAAGATTCTTGGTGGAGATTACCTATTTATTGTAGTAAGTGAAGATCAGGCGCCTGATGTAAATCAGTTACTAACGAAACTGGCTGGCGAAGGTTCTTAG
- a CDS encoding DUF3147 family protein has protein sequence MGKNILDLMLRFVLGGLAVALCYILLILIPWKSVAGIFAAFPAVMVSALIITGMEKGSKEATNIAYGAVAGNIGGLVCVMTVLLGLALWQNVTLAISIGLIAWFVASAVSFSIYTAVTKEHTP, from the coding sequence ATGGGAAAAAATATATTGGATCTTATGCTTCGATTCGTTCTAGGAGGGTTGGCCGTAGCCCTATGCTATATTCTACTGATACTAATTCCCTGGAAAAGTGTTGCAGGTATATTTGCAGCATTTCCGGCAGTTATGGTATCAGCCTTAATTATTACTGGAATGGAAAAAGGCAGTAAAGAGGCAACCAATATTGCCTATGGAGCCGTCGCGGGCAATATCGGCGGACTGGTTTGCGTAATGACCGTTTTGTTGGGGTTGGCCCTTTGGCAGAATGTAACTCTGGCCATATCCATTGGGCTAATCGCATGGTTTGTTGCATCTGCAGTTAGCTTTAGCATCTATACTGCTGTAACTAAAGAACATACCCCATGA
- a CDS encoding efflux RND transporter permease subunit, whose protein sequence is MKLADISVDRPVAISMLIIALVFLGLFSLPRLAVDLYPDMELPIAVVVTNYEGAAPAEVEKLVTKPIESSVATTANIKEIRSRSQNGISLVIVQFNWGTNMDNAAIELREKIDYVKGALPSDVKSPRVMKLDPNQAPIISFSVTGTDVVKLKKIAEDTIQSRLERIDGVASVSISGGKTREIKVILDPAKMEAYGLGTNQVMQAIASDNITGTAGLVDKGSNETAIRVVGEYNTLEELKQVRVNLPGMGNNSIALGDLATIEDSFKKENKFAFVDSKPSLGLDVMKSTGANTVQVAKHVLQEVEMLNKTLPAGVKITTVVDMSKFIQQSIDNVVYHGLVGGLLAVAILYLFLRNFRSTIVVALVIPISIIATFTLMYFGGQTINMLSLGGLALGLGSLVDFSVVVLESIYRYRQNGFNVIEAAKLGTAEVGNAVTASAAAQVVVFMPIVFVQGLAGILFKPMALTVSFSHIAALFAALTLVPMLSSRLLKNVSPSDETLPTGQTKNPVIIFGRAMSKLNTQYGFLLNWSLRNRKKVVGVTVALLILSIVATPLIGTEFIPTMDQGEITVKLDMPAGTKVEETSKVAADLEKLARYQVKEIDRIFTTVGTGGQLSFLGVGSGDQASLQIKLKPLAERNISTEQAVEKLRNAMKDIPDADITVTLADNSGGPSGKPVDIAIRGDDLAVLSQLGDLLVEVVKKVPGTRNVANSLAEATPEVQIVVDREQAARYGLSASQVLNAVSTSFDGKVVSRMRTGDDEVDIRMITPEDAGKSVDQLANLTIVSPTGARVPVSAVATIESHHAPTEITRTAQSREVRISADISGRDMGSVNKDIMDELNKLALPEGYTITSGGQAKDMADSFKSLAMALVLSVILVFMVMAAQFESLFQPFIIMFSLPPTFIGVIFGLGITGHHLSVPAMIGGIMLVGIVVNNAIVLVDYINTLRKRGYNRNQAILEAGPVRLRPILMTALTTILALLPLAFGGGEGSEGQAPMAVVVAFGLTLSTLITLVLVPVVYTIFDDLGKKLPGKLGKLPFFKSKSISS, encoded by the coding sequence GTGAAATTAGCAGACATTTCCGTTGACCGCCCGGTTGCCATCTCCATGTTAATAATAGCACTGGTTTTCCTGGGGCTATTCTCCCTCCCCCGTCTGGCGGTGGATCTTTACCCAGATATGGAATTGCCTATTGCAGTGGTTGTTACTAACTACGAAGGGGCCGCCCCGGCTGAAGTTGAAAAGTTGGTTACAAAACCCATTGAATCTTCGGTAGCCACCACCGCTAATATTAAGGAAATACGATCTCGCTCCCAAAATGGTATTTCCCTTGTAATTGTTCAATTTAATTGGGGTACCAACATGGACAATGCCGCCATTGAACTCCGTGAAAAAATTGACTATGTGAAGGGTGCACTACCCAGTGATGTGAAGTCACCCCGAGTAATGAAATTGGATCCCAACCAGGCACCCATTATCTCTTTTTCAGTTACCGGTACTGATGTTGTAAAACTTAAGAAAATTGCTGAGGACACCATTCAATCCCGTTTAGAACGTATTGATGGCGTAGCTTCAGTCAGTATCAGCGGTGGTAAAACCCGGGAAATCAAAGTTATCCTAGACCCAGCGAAAATGGAAGCCTATGGACTGGGCACCAATCAGGTAATGCAGGCCATAGCCAGCGATAACATTACCGGCACTGCGGGTCTGGTAGACAAAGGTTCCAACGAAACCGCCATTCGGGTGGTGGGTGAGTACAACACCCTGGAGGAATTGAAGCAGGTGCGGGTCAACCTGCCAGGCATGGGCAACAACTCCATTGCCCTGGGAGACTTGGCTACCATTGAAGATTCCTTTAAGAAAGAGAACAAATTTGCTTTTGTAGACAGCAAACCTTCCCTTGGCCTGGATGTTATGAAATCCACCGGTGCCAACACAGTTCAGGTTGCTAAGCACGTACTGCAAGAAGTGGAAATGCTAAACAAAACACTGCCCGCCGGTGTAAAGATCACTACTGTGGTAGATATGTCTAAATTCATTCAGCAATCTATTGATAACGTGGTTTATCATGGTTTGGTGGGCGGTTTACTGGCAGTGGCCATTCTCTACCTGTTTTTACGAAATTTCCGAAGTACCATTGTGGTAGCCCTGGTAATCCCCATCTCCATTATCGCCACGTTCACCTTAATGTATTTCGGCGGACAGACTATAAACATGTTGTCCCTGGGTGGTCTTGCCCTAGGCCTGGGCTCGCTGGTGGACTTCTCTGTGGTGGTGCTGGAAAGTATTTACCGCTACCGCCAAAATGGTTTTAATGTTATTGAAGCTGCCAAATTGGGTACTGCTGAGGTGGGCAATGCGGTAACCGCCTCCGCTGCTGCCCAGGTGGTAGTATTCATGCCCATTGTTTTCGTTCAAGGTTTAGCCGGTATCCTGTTTAAACCTATGGCCTTAACGGTAAGTTTTTCACATATAGCAGCACTCTTTGCTGCTTTAACCCTGGTGCCCATGCTCTCCTCGCGCTTACTGAAAAACGTATCACCATCAGATGAAACACTACCGACTGGCCAAACCAAAAACCCGGTTATTATTTTTGGTCGTGCCATGAGCAAATTAAATACTCAATATGGCTTCCTATTAAACTGGTCCCTTAGGAACCGTAAAAAGGTAGTGGGCGTTACAGTTGCTTTACTCATTTTAAGTATCGTAGCCACTCCCTTAATCGGTACTGAATTTATTCCCACCATGGACCAGGGTGAAATCACTGTAAAGTTGGATATGCCTGCAGGAACTAAGGTGGAGGAAACCTCTAAGGTTGCGGCTGACCTAGAGAAATTAGCCCGCTATCAGGTAAAAGAAATAGATCGGATATTTACCACCGTTGGCACCGGTGGTCAGCTTTCCTTCCTGGGGGTTGGTTCCGGTGACCAGGCATCTCTACAAATCAAACTTAAACCACTGGCTGAGCGAAATATTTCCACTGAACAGGCAGTTGAAAAGTTACGCAACGCCATGAAGGACATTCCTGATGCTGATATTACTGTCACCTTAGCAGATAACTCCGGCGGTCCCAGCGGTAAACCAGTGGATATTGCCATCCGTGGTGATGATCTAGCGGTTTTAAGCCAGTTGGGGGATCTGCTAGTAGAAGTGGTAAAAAAGGTTCCGGGTACTCGTAACGTTGCCAACTCTCTGGCCGAAGCCACACCCGAGGTGCAAATCGTGGTTGACCGTGAGCAAGCAGCCCGTTACGGTCTGTCAGCCAGTCAGGTGCTGAATGCCGTAAGTACCTCCTTTGATGGTAAAGTGGTTAGCCGTATGCGGACTGGTGACGACGAAGTAGATATCCGTATGATCACACCAGAGGATGCCGGTAAGAGTGTTGATCAGTTGGCCAACTTGACTATTGTTTCACCCACCGGTGCACGGGTTCCGGTATCTGCAGTGGCCACGATTGAGTCCCATCATGCCCCAACAGAAATTACTCGTACGGCCCAAAGCCGGGAAGTACGTATATCTGCTGATATTTCTGGTCGAGACATGGGTAGTGTAAACAAAGATATAATGGATGAATTGAATAAACTAGCCCTGCCCGAAGGCTACACCATCACTTCAGGTGGTCAGGCCAAGGATATGGCCGATTCCTTCAAAAGCCTGGCAATGGCCTTAGTACTCTCGGTTATATTAGTGTTTATGGTAATGGCAGCACAGTTTGAATCGCTTTTCCAACCTTTTATCATTATGTTCTCACTTCCTCCCACCTTCATAGGCGTCATCTTTGGCTTGGGTATTACAGGCCACCACTTGAGCGTGCCGGCCATGATCGGGGGAATTATGCTGGTTGGTATTGTGGTAAACAATGCCATCGTGCTGGTGGACTATATCAATACGTTACGAAAGCGCGGATACAACCGAAACCAAGCCATACTTGAGGCAGGCCCTGTACGACTGCGCCCAATCTTAATGACCGCCTTAACTACCATTCTGGCCCTGCTGCCCCTAGCCTTTGGTGGCGGCGAAGGTTCCGAGGGGCAGGCACCTATGGCGGTGGTAGTGGCCTTTGGTTTAACCCTTTCAACGCTGATCACACTGGTACTGGTACCAGTTGTATACACCATCTTTGATGATCTAGGAAAGAAACTACCTGGGAAATTGGGTAAGCTCCCATTCTTTAAATCCAAAAGCATCTCCAGTTAG
- a CDS encoding TetR/AcrR family transcriptional regulator, translating to MIKESKKDLIADSALICFTKSGFSGTSVDEIVKASGVSKGGIYWHFKSKEDIFLYIAERHIGEHISSFISILKEDDSPKDMLTKYMENCLATIDPNISTLFAEFFLQAKDQEIIDNLKGIFHKNMGFLYDIIRDAIDNGEFRPLDPIAVTHTYIGLINGLCHQWMHHKDKQFLELNARTALDIFIKGIENR from the coding sequence ATGATTAAGGAATCGAAAAAGGATTTAATTGCTGATTCGGCTTTGATCTGTTTTACTAAATCGGGATTTAGCGGTACCTCGGTGGATGAGATTGTTAAAGCCTCAGGAGTTAGCAAAGGAGGGATCTACTGGCATTTTAAAAGTAAAGAAGATATTTTCCTCTACATAGCTGAACGACACATTGGTGAACACATCAGTAGTTTTATTTCCATTTTAAAGGAAGATGACTCGCCTAAAGATATGTTAACTAAATACATGGAAAACTGCCTAGCCACCATTGATCCCAACATATCTACCCTATTCGCAGAATTTTTCTTGCAAGCCAAAGACCAAGAAATAATTGATAACTTAAAGGGTATTTTCCATAAAAATATGGGTTTTCTCTATGATATTATCCGTGATGCTATAGATAATGGTGAATTTAGGCCCCTAGATCCCATTGCTGTAACTCATACTTATATAGGTCTAATTAATGGGCTATGCCATCAATGGATGCATCATAAAGACAAGCAATTTCTCGAATTAAATGCACGAACTGCCCTAGATATTTTTATAAAAGGTATTGAAAACAGATAA
- a CDS encoding DUF3147 family protein, translating into MSNFSVSALLLRFVLGGLAVVLSTLTARWIGGKAGGIFAAFPAVYLAALLGVILLVPAQQAVSAVRSVSAGALVGMTSDIICAIAAIYFIPKKGWAKGLFMALIVWAVAVVVLYTISFTLGLGV; encoded by the coding sequence ATGAGTAACTTTTCAGTATCGGCATTACTATTAAGATTTGTCTTAGGTGGATTGGCTGTGGTACTATCAACACTTACAGCCAGGTGGATAGGCGGTAAAGCTGGTGGTATTTTTGCTGCATTTCCAGCAGTTTACCTTGCTGCCTTGCTTGGGGTAATTTTGCTGGTTCCCGCACAGCAGGCAGTATCCGCAGTCAGGTCAGTATCTGCCGGTGCTCTGGTGGGGATGACCTCAGACATAATTTGTGCCATTGCAGCTATTTATTTTATTCCGAAGAAAGGTTGGGCTAAAGGGTTATTTATGGCGTTAATTGTATGGGCGGTGGCGGTTGTCGTTCTATACACAATCAGTTTCACCTTAGGTTTGGGGGTATAA
- a CDS encoding D-alanyl-D-alanine carboxypeptidase family protein, which translates to MINPVVVFGEETKPPNSDVLFLYENLPAVTGTGIFDHDQLVLSAYSALVMDAATGQVLFAKNPHQARAIASTTKIMTALVAIECGNLNSATSVSQRAAGVEGSSVYLKPNEKLTLEQLLYGALMRSGNDACVAIAEQIAVREDIFVGFMNMKARQLGAKNTHFCNSNGLPNDHHYSSAYDLALITRAALKNPVFSRIVSTKTHVIPGTEGKRLLSNTNKMLWSYQGADGVKTGTTNAAGKCLVSSASRDGRRLIAVVLHSDDRWNESIKLLNYGFNRFEQRRVVDAGKTFASVEVRDGVLGRVPITVNRDVVVTVPIDRTGKLEQEVMLERKISAPVFPGQVVGKLQVLVEGQPVGGASLLTLQGTKKIPYYQSVWRRF; encoded by the coding sequence TTGATCAATCCAGTTGTGGTATTTGGAGAGGAAACAAAACCTCCCAATAGTGATGTGCTTTTTTTATATGAGAACCTTCCGGCGGTGACAGGAACTGGAATTTTTGACCATGACCAATTAGTACTTTCTGCTTACTCAGCACTGGTGATGGATGCGGCAACCGGACAGGTTCTTTTTGCAAAGAACCCTCACCAAGCCAGGGCCATTGCCAGTACGACAAAAATCATGACAGCACTGGTGGCCATTGAATGTGGCAATCTCAACAGTGCTACTTCCGTAAGCCAGCGGGCCGCCGGTGTGGAAGGAAGCAGTGTCTACCTGAAACCAAACGAAAAATTAACCCTAGAGCAACTGCTCTATGGTGCCTTAATGCGCTCTGGAAATGATGCCTGTGTTGCCATTGCAGAGCAAATTGCAGTTCGTGAGGATATCTTTGTTGGCTTTATGAATATGAAGGCCCGCCAATTGGGAGCCAAGAATACACACTTTTGTAACTCCAATGGTTTACCCAATGACCATCACTATTCTTCCGCCTATGATTTGGCCCTCATAACAAGGGCTGCATTAAAAAATCCTGTTTTTAGTAGAATTGTCTCTACGAAAACCCATGTCATTCCAGGAACCGAGGGGAAACGGTTATTAAGTAACACCAATAAAATGTTGTGGAGTTACCAGGGTGCCGACGGAGTAAAGACAGGAACCACCAACGCAGCGGGTAAATGCCTTGTTTCCTCCGCCAGCCGGGATGGACGCCGATTGATTGCTGTGGTATTGCACAGTGATGATCGCTGGAACGAATCCATTAAACTACTGAATTATGGTTTCAACAGGTTTGAGCAACGAAGGGTGGTTGACGCAGGGAAGACCTTTGCTTCTGTGGAGGTCAGGGATGGCGTGTTAGGCAGAGTACCAATCACAGTGAACCGGGATGTTGTGGTGACGGTACCAATTGATAGAACTGGGAAGCTCGAGCAGGAGGTAATGTTGGAAAGGAAAATCAGTGCACCAGTGTTTCCGGGACAGGTTGTGGGTAAACTGCAGGTATTGGTAGAAGGACAGCCAGTGGGCGGTGCCAGTTTGCTGACGCTACAAGGAACAAAAAAAATACCCTACTATCAATCGGTTTGGCGGAGGTTTTGA
- a CDS encoding efflux RND transporter periplasmic adaptor subunit produces MKRIVSLISLLLLIAISMGGCGEKPKAQEEKLVPVETIKVSTNDLAHTLSTTGEVIAGADVNVMPKATGRVQKVLVKVGDNVHKGQVLFQLEGNDARNAMDQAEAGLALAQANLERSQQGLKDSEINFERNKVLYDAQAISKVQFEQAESGLVTAQTNVKVSEAQVKQAQALVNTTQENYNNSTVTSPIDGTVAAVNVDPGEMVNPQTSPVTVVQIDTTKVKVNVSENVVDSIKPGSKVPVTINALNKTVNGTIFSVAPKADPSTRAFAVEIKLPNKNGEIKPGMVAKLDLSTGKSQGVLALPVDAVLERDGQYSVFILEEGKAKEISVKVGITSGELTEIKSGLKTGQTVIVKGNRLVGDGQKVKVVKELGGAAK; encoded by the coding sequence TTGAAACGCATAGTAAGCTTGATAAGTTTGTTATTATTAATTGCTATCTCGATGGGGGGCTGTGGTGAAAAACCTAAAGCCCAGGAAGAAAAGCTGGTTCCAGTGGAAACCATTAAAGTTTCGACAAATGATCTGGCACATACCCTGAGTACCACCGGTGAAGTCATTGCCGGAGCTGATGTTAATGTAATGCCCAAGGCAACAGGACGTGTACAAAAAGTATTGGTTAAGGTAGGAGATAATGTACATAAGGGGCAAGTTCTTTTTCAACTGGAAGGTAACGATGCCCGTAATGCCATGGATCAGGCCGAGGCTGGTCTTGCCCTGGCCCAGGCAAATTTAGAACGTTCCCAGCAGGGGCTAAAGGACTCAGAGATTAACTTTGAAAGAAACAAGGTCCTGTACGATGCCCAGGCCATTTCCAAGGTACAATTTGAGCAAGCTGAAAGCGGCCTGGTAACCGCCCAAACGAACGTCAAGGTTTCAGAGGCACAGGTAAAACAAGCCCAAGCTTTGGTAAATACAACTCAAGAAAATTATAACAACTCCACCGTTACATCCCCCATTGACGGAACCGTGGCGGCTGTTAACGTAGATCCCGGTGAAATGGTAAATCCGCAGACGTCACCAGTAACGGTTGTTCAGATAGATACTACCAAAGTAAAGGTAAATGTTTCGGAAAACGTAGTTGATTCAATTAAGCCCGGCTCTAAGGTACCTGTAACCATTAATGCTCTTAATAAAACTGTTAATGGAACCATTTTTTCTGTGGCACCAAAAGCCGATCCGTCTACCCGGGCCTTTGCAGTGGAAATCAAGCTTCCCAATAAAAATGGGGAAATTAAGCCCGGCATGGTGGCTAAGTTAGATTTATCCACTGGAAAGTCCCAGGGAGTCCTTGCTTTGCCGGTGGATGCTGTCCTTGAACGGGACGGTCAGTATTCTGTTTTTATTCTCGAAGAAGGTAAAGCCAAAGAGATTTCTGTTAAGGTGGGTATTACCTCCGGAGAATTGACTGAAATTAAATCAGGTTTAAAAACAGGCCAAACCGTTATTGTAAAAGGGAACCGTCTGGTGGGCGATGGCCAAAAGGTAAAAGTGGTTAAGGAATTGGGAGGTGCAGCTAAGTGA